One region of Endozoicomonas sp. Mp262 genomic DNA includes:
- a CDS encoding DMT family transporter, with product MKRAVQADIGLALVAIIWGTGYIAISWALDGSLPPLYLLAVRFIIAFALLALILNKKLRAITKEMLIAGLVSGFLLFAAFALQTLGLLYTSVSNNAFITAVNVVIVPFLYWILSRQRPDLFSFSACFITLAGIALLSLDGVNAVNKGDLLTLGCAFLFACHIVAIGHYTRKHDPALLTLLQLGFAGLFSTAGSWVLESPPETISIKAAGSVLYLAVFSTLICFLLQTICQKYSTSTKTAIILCSEALFGSLFAVMLLSEKLTVQMVMGATLIFVAVIIAETKLSFLTPFYRDRQEGKDA from the coding sequence ATGAAAAGGGCTGTTCAGGCCGATATCGGCCTGGCTTTAGTAGCCATTATCTGGGGTACAGGGTATATCGCTATTAGCTGGGCTTTGGATGGTAGCCTGCCGCCGCTTTATTTGCTCGCTGTTCGTTTTATCATCGCATTTGCCTTACTGGCTCTTATTCTCAATAAAAAGCTAAGAGCCATAACCAAAGAGATGCTTATTGCCGGCCTGGTGTCGGGTTTTCTTCTGTTTGCCGCTTTTGCACTGCAAACCCTGGGGCTACTCTATACGTCTGTTTCAAATAATGCTTTTATTACAGCGGTAAATGTTGTCATAGTGCCTTTTTTATATTGGATACTGAGCCGACAGCGCCCTGATCTGTTTTCATTCAGCGCCTGCTTTATAACACTGGCAGGAATAGCGCTTCTCTCCCTTGATGGTGTCAATGCTGTGAATAAAGGCGATCTGTTAACCCTTGGTTGCGCCTTTCTGTTTGCCTGTCATATTGTAGCCATAGGCCATTACACCCGGAAACATGACCCTGCTTTATTAACCCTGTTACAGCTTGGGTTTGCAGGACTATTTTCCACGGCAGGCTCTTGGGTTCTGGAAAGCCCCCCTGAAACTATCAGTATAAAAGCTGCCGGTTCGGTTCTTTATCTGGCCGTATTCAGCACCTTGATTTGTTTTCTGCTACAAACAATTTGCCAGAAATACAGTACCTCCACCAAAACTGCCATTATTCTTTGTTCCGAAGCCCTGTTTGGAAGCTTATTTGCCGTTATGCTTCTCAGTGAAAAACTGACTGTGCAAATGGTAATGGGTGCAACCTTGATCTTTGTGGCAGTGATTATTGCGGAAACAAAGCTATCATTTCTAACACCCTTTTACCGTGACCGCCAAGAAGGAAAAGATGCCTGA
- a CDS encoding alpha-2-macroglobulin family protein codes for MPENLAMTTACSTSPTSKRPVVARAALLFILFLTGLLTGCSQEHEESATGQGKSQEAQQAQEHASPAKSDNNMALTVQDISEREYGKVNALAIAFSTPIAPDQNFAHYIRVSPSLTEPVLGKDGRRLYYTGIEPDVAYTLNIDRGIKAANGKVLQQEFKKTITARAISPVVSFDSEGMVMVPGHTESLPVTAINVPEADLNLYRVKDNKVAQFFDDYGYYGNRYLEDYLEHQYSARIITGSEKNARNRVLVDLNKPGKLTEPGVYFVTLAKPGAFEFDAKTWFTVSAIGLQLRKYQDHTRVITQDITSGKLLSGVDIAVMDYQSKVWAEGETDKQGSWTFKPEQLKNSPRLIMARKGKQVTILRYHAPTFDLADFNVGGRPSRAEELLTWSSRDIYRPGENITLSTLKRNQDGQPVTGPVKIEIRKPDGSLYNHWLVEAKANGYHELAFTIPSNAPVGSWQAEVSNPGNNTVRTLFNFKVEEFLPERLRLTFNPGIPDTNDLTSITKGSDLNIKVLGEYLYGAPAAGNRLDTSVRVKAWPSPFESLQGYIFGNPAMTALDNAELEAANLDHKGYIATRLPEEFSLSHWQVPAKISLQYSLYETGGRAINRFYDVLLWPKQTFVGIKPLFQNNRADNDTQARFSLLRTDDKGAIVPEGEAKIELYREEEKYFWTYTKARGWHYERVENEYLAVSQDTHFTTREPVSLNLPVEWGRYRLEITDLQSGGKTVYPFFAGEDWYSAWNENKDHIRPDKVNLALNKKAYKAGDTAILRIAAPTEGMALVMLEADQVLYTRQVQLKEHQAEVEIPIPDSIERHDLYVSAFVVAPTENTEKVAKRSFGIIPLPLDRTDRKLDITIDAPEQWRPGQQVNTKIHLLDSKGSPVSGDAWVTLSAVDSGVLSITGYKIVNPYDYFYSQRKYSARLSDMFDDILEYKLADNAKLRWGGDADLTRGGDKPRTEVNIISLFSGLVQVTAGSADIPLDLPEFDGELKLTAVGFSGDQFGIDNQVVKVTSPVVAQLSAPRFLASGDRATLAIDLMNMSGKTRDVNIAINASGPLVIDARSKANSLANPMAKASKATFHLQQGQREVFYFNVKALEPAGPGRITATIALDNETLSKEWTLGVRNATPARYQSKSTILHKDETLTFSDTLISGLKPDSVNRQLRISNLPHLQAAENWRYLTDYPYTCLEQTISQSMPIAVLATADTVQMAGIEMDKEKINSRVQAALDRLSELQQVSGGFGLWLRSADEDHWLTAYGTELLFSLKKAGYNVPDPLLESAIKRLKYYVTQRSPLIVRYWSQSPSHYQLAYKAYAAYLLAKEGKITLGPVRDIAERELRESLSPLPGIHLGLAMINTGSKAEGEQLIADALKVKRKQGLYLGDYGSAIRDQTLAISYLLEADILKKQALNQLVSLHTKLQQKKYLSPQERSALFRLAVAIEQRTESMQWQGELSVANEKQQLKETGTFIKNLKGIGTDKVISFTNHSTTPVFASFAATGIPASLPAEVDQGIKVHINHYQVKNGKAIEMGQLKQLNMGDIVLTRVKVMANQRIPDALLVSLVPAGLELENQNLDSALKLSDIRIDNEPVIQKASVEYQEYRDDRYVAALNLYKNSEQVLFFISRAVNPGEYQAPPAMVESMYTPEIHGISNASGKLKIAK; via the coding sequence ATGCCTGAGAACCTTGCCATGACCACAGCCTGTTCCACATCCCCCACTTCCAAGCGCCCTGTGGTGGCCCGGGCAGCTCTGTTGTTTATACTCTTTCTGACAGGATTGCTTACCGGCTGTAGTCAGGAACACGAAGAATCCGCAACAGGACAGGGCAAAAGTCAGGAAGCGCAACAGGCTCAGGAGCATGCTTCTCCGGCAAAAAGCGATAACAACATGGCGTTAACGGTACAGGATATTTCTGAAAGGGAGTATGGCAAAGTCAATGCACTGGCCATCGCCTTTAGCACCCCTATAGCGCCAGACCAGAACTTTGCCCACTATATCCGGGTATCCCCTTCCCTGACTGAGCCGGTTCTTGGTAAAGATGGCCGCAGGCTTTACTACACAGGTATTGAGCCTGATGTCGCCTATACCCTGAATATTGACAGGGGCATTAAGGCAGCGAATGGCAAAGTGTTACAACAGGAATTTAAAAAGACCATCACGGCCCGTGCCATTAGTCCCGTGGTATCCTTCGACAGTGAAGGCATGGTGATGGTGCCGGGTCATACAGAATCCCTGCCAGTCACGGCTATCAACGTACCTGAAGCAGACCTTAATCTTTACCGGGTGAAAGATAACAAGGTAGCCCAATTTTTTGATGATTATGGTTATTACGGTAATCGCTATCTTGAAGATTACCTTGAACACCAATACAGCGCCCGCATTATTACCGGATCAGAAAAAAATGCCCGCAACCGGGTACTGGTGGATCTTAATAAACCGGGCAAGCTAACAGAACCCGGCGTTTATTTTGTGACGCTGGCAAAGCCCGGGGCTTTTGAGTTCGATGCCAAAACCTGGTTTACCGTATCAGCCATCGGCCTGCAATTAAGAAAATATCAGGATCACACCCGGGTCATCACTCAGGATATTACCAGCGGCAAGCTACTGTCCGGGGTTGATATAGCGGTTATGGACTATCAATCTAAAGTCTGGGCAGAAGGTGAAACCGATAAACAGGGCAGCTGGACTTTTAAACCGGAACAGCTAAAAAACAGCCCCAGGCTGATTATGGCCAGAAAAGGCAAGCAGGTTACTATTCTTCGTTATCATGCTCCCACCTTTGACCTGGCAGATTTTAATGTGGGTGGACGCCCCTCCCGGGCAGAAGAATTACTGACCTGGTCATCCCGGGATATATACCGCCCTGGCGAAAACATCACCCTGAGTACTCTAAAGCGCAACCAGGATGGACAGCCTGTAACAGGCCCGGTCAAAATCGAGATCAGAAAGCCTGATGGCAGCCTTTATAATCACTGGCTGGTTGAGGCTAAAGCCAATGGCTATCATGAGCTGGCTTTTACCATTCCCTCAAATGCCCCGGTAGGTTCCTGGCAGGCGGAGGTATCCAATCCCGGAAATAATACTGTAAGAACCCTGTTTAATTTCAAGGTTGAAGAATTTTTACCGGAGCGCCTGCGCTTAACCTTTAATCCGGGCATTCCTGATACCAATGACCTCACAAGCATCACTAAAGGCAGTGATCTCAATATTAAGGTACTGGGAGAATATCTTTATGGTGCCCCTGCTGCCGGCAACCGGTTAGATACCAGCGTGCGGGTCAAAGCCTGGCCATCGCCTTTTGAATCGTTGCAAGGCTACATATTTGGCAATCCCGCCATGACAGCGCTTGATAATGCCGAATTGGAAGCAGCCAACCTTGACCATAAAGGATATATAGCAACCAGACTACCGGAAGAGTTCAGCCTGAGCCACTGGCAGGTGCCCGCCAAAATCAGCTTGCAATACAGCCTCTATGAAACCGGCGGTCGTGCCATTAACCGTTTTTATGATGTCCTGCTATGGCCAAAGCAAACCTTTGTTGGCATAAAGCCCCTGTTTCAGAATAATCGGGCTGACAATGACACCCAGGCACGTTTTTCACTGCTGCGTACTGATGACAAGGGTGCTATTGTCCCGGAGGGTGAGGCAAAAATAGAACTCTATCGAGAAGAAGAAAAGTATTTCTGGACCTATACCAAAGCCAGGGGCTGGCACTATGAACGGGTTGAAAATGAATACCTGGCCGTTAGCCAGGATACCCACTTTACCACCCGTGAACCCGTATCCCTGAACCTGCCCGTAGAATGGGGTCGTTATCGCCTGGAAATTACCGACCTTCAATCCGGTGGCAAAACCGTTTACCCGTTCTTTGCCGGTGAAGACTGGTATTCCGCCTGGAATGAGAATAAAGACCATATTCGCCCTGATAAGGTGAACCTGGCCCTTAATAAAAAAGCCTATAAGGCAGGAGATACGGCCATTCTCCGTATTGCCGCACCCACAGAAGGTATGGCTCTGGTTATGCTTGAAGCCGACCAGGTACTGTATACCCGGCAGGTTCAGCTTAAAGAACATCAGGCGGAAGTTGAAATCCCCATTCCTGACTCCATTGAACGACATGATTTATATGTCAGTGCATTTGTAGTGGCCCCCACTGAAAACACGGAAAAAGTGGCTAAACGCAGCTTCGGTATTATTCCTTTACCATTAGACCGGACTGACCGGAAGCTGGATATCACAATAGATGCGCCGGAACAGTGGCGACCCGGGCAACAGGTTAATACCAAAATCCACCTGCTTGACAGTAAAGGCAGTCCAGTCTCTGGCGATGCCTGGGTCACATTAAGTGCAGTGGATTCCGGCGTATTAAGTATCACTGGCTACAAAATCGTGAATCCATATGATTATTTTTACAGCCAGCGCAAATACAGTGCCCGTCTATCCGATATGTTTGATGACATCCTCGAATACAAGCTGGCGGACAACGCCAAACTTCGCTGGGGTGGCGATGCGGATTTAACCCGGGGGGGCGATAAACCCAGAACTGAAGTGAATATCATCAGCCTGTTCAGCGGTCTGGTGCAAGTAACTGCTGGCAGTGCTGATATCCCCCTTGATTTGCCGGAGTTTGACGGTGAGTTAAAACTCACTGCCGTGGGTTTTTCCGGAGATCAGTTCGGGATTGATAACCAGGTGGTTAAGGTGACCTCTCCGGTTGTTGCCCAACTCTCTGCCCCCCGTTTTCTGGCATCCGGTGACAGGGCAACCCTGGCCATCGACCTGATGAATATGAGCGGTAAAACCCGGGATGTAAATATTGCCATCAATGCCAGCGGACCTTTGGTTATTGATGCCAGATCCAAAGCGAATTCCCTTGCTAACCCCATGGCTAAAGCCTCTAAAGCCACCTTTCACCTTCAGCAGGGGCAAAGGGAGGTCTTCTATTTTAATGTAAAAGCACTGGAACCTGCTGGCCCGGGCAGAATCACTGCCACCATTGCCCTGGATAACGAAACACTGTCAAAAGAATGGACCTTGGGGGTTCGCAATGCCACCCCTGCCCGCTACCAGAGCAAAAGCACCATACTCCATAAAGATGAAACACTGACATTCAGTGATACGTTGATTTCCGGCCTTAAGCCAGATTCCGTTAACAGACAACTGCGGATCAGTAACCTGCCTCACCTGCAGGCCGCTGAAAACTGGCGCTACCTTACTGACTATCCCTACACCTGCCTGGAACAGACCATCAGTCAGTCAATGCCTATTGCCGTACTGGCAACAGCGGATACTGTTCAAATGGCAGGTATTGAGATGGATAAAGAAAAAATCAATAGCCGGGTTCAGGCCGCTTTGGATCGTCTCAGTGAACTACAACAGGTTTCCGGAGGCTTTGGCCTTTGGTTACGCTCTGCCGATGAAGATCACTGGTTAACGGCCTATGGTACTGAGTTGTTATTCTCCTTAAAAAAGGCTGGCTACAATGTTCCAGACCCGCTTCTGGAGTCTGCAATAAAACGACTTAAGTATTATGTTACCCAGCGATCCCCACTAATTGTCAGGTACTGGTCTCAATCCCCATCCCATTATCAACTGGCTTATAAGGCCTATGCCGCTTACCTGTTAGCCAAAGAAGGTAAGATAACCCTGGGACCAGTGCGGGATATTGCCGAAAGAGAGCTAAGGGAAAGCTTATCACCCTTGCCCGGCATCCATCTTGGCCTGGCCATGATAAATACCGGCAGTAAGGCCGAGGGTGAGCAACTGATAGCGGATGCCCTGAAGGTAAAACGCAAGCAAGGGCTCTATCTTGGTGACTATGGCTCAGCAATCAGAGACCAGACTTTGGCCATCAGCTATCTATTGGAAGCCGACATCCTAAAAAAACAGGCGCTTAACCAGTTAGTCTCACTCCACACTAAGCTGCAGCAGAAAAAATATCTAAGCCCCCAGGAGCGCAGTGCACTGTTCCGTCTGGCCGTTGCCATTGAACAGCGGACAGAGAGTATGCAGTGGCAAGGAGAACTTAGTGTTGCCAATGAAAAACAGCAACTCAAAGAAACCGGTACTTTTATCAAAAACCTGAAAGGCATCGGCACCGATAAAGTAATCAGCTTTACCAACCACTCTACAACACCCGTATTTGCCTCGTTTGCTGCAACAGGAATTCCTGCAAGCCTGCCAGCTGAGGTTGATCAGGGAATTAAGGTACATATCAATCATTACCAGGTAAAAAACGGTAAGGCCATTGAAATGGGTCAGCTTAAACAACTCAATATGGGCGACATTGTCCTTACCCGGGTCAAGGTGATGGCTAATCAGCGGATACCCGATGCTCTACTGGTGAGTCTGGTTCCCGCAGGCCTTGAGCTGGAAAATCAAAACCTGGACAGTGCCCTCAAACTGTCAGACATTCGTATTGATAATGAACCTGTTATCCAAAAGGCTAGCGTCGAATATCAAGAGTACCGCGATGATCGTTACGTTGCTGCTCTTAATCTATATAAAAATAGTGAGCAAGTCCTGTTTTTTATCTCACGGGCCGTTAACCCTGGCGAGTATCAGGCACCACCAGCGATGGTTGAATCCATGTATACACCAGAAATCCATGGCATCAGCAATGCTTCCGGCAAATTGAAAATAGCGAAGTAA
- the pbpC gene encoding penicillin-binding protein 1C, whose amino-acid sequence MFDFKFWFKAIMLTALVSIIAFLTANKLFPLQLPDSHASFSTVVLDSEGFPLRAFADKEGIWRYQVSTGQVSPWYIEALLNYEDRFFYQHFGVNPLSLIRASWQWFSSGEVISGGSTLTMQVARILHPHTRTLTGKFSQIFRALQLEHSLSKKEILALYLNYAPFGGTIEGVQAASYQYFQKPASELRRSEAALLAVLPQAPSRLRPDRYPEKARVARDKVLDRLQSYQVWTPQEIKNAKQESIAAWELEPPMVAPILSRRLAQILPAQRVIKTTITRKIQKPLEEYAKNYARSQGEGISAAILVVENSSNSIKAYIGSSDFLDNSRSGQVDMVTAIRSPGSTLKPFLYGLAIDDNLIHSESLMADVPRITRQYRPGNFSRGFSGAVSISEALQRSLNIPFVQLIEAYGEQRFTNRLAHVLQPLQIPDGNASAAVILGGAGSSLERLVSLYSALARDGYVHTLTVTESRKKQQQRRLLSKEAAWITCKTLQGLSVPSGYNFGLSKELRPKIAWKSGTSYDHRDVWAIGVTRDYTIGVWLGRPDSMPMRKKMGASVAGPLLFTAFERVDPDSAVIPKPAGVKQSLICWPDGRSQDSVHTACDEQRLAWTKKGVTPRTLLPENGRLFFKPEHRVLINMDNGLRVNRSCSTNKITSKTITLWPLALESWLPRQYRQSTRMPVYDNNCLIKPIEEHNLRILGAENGQIFHTPANQPLAINLLVEGASGNVNWYLNGKHIFHGNNRLKLEKLWKGENQLLVVDERGAIAQLSLIQI is encoded by the coding sequence TTGTTTGATTTCAAGTTCTGGTTCAAAGCAATAATGCTGACTGCACTGGTCAGCATTATTGCTTTCCTGACAGCCAATAAGCTATTTCCTTTGCAGTTACCGGATAGCCATGCCAGCTTTTCTACCGTGGTACTAGACTCAGAGGGGTTTCCACTGCGTGCCTTTGCGGACAAAGAAGGTATCTGGCGCTATCAGGTGAGCACAGGGCAGGTCTCTCCCTGGTATATTGAAGCCCTGCTTAACTACGAAGACCGGTTCTTTTATCAACACTTCGGGGTCAACCCCTTAAGCTTAATTCGCGCCAGCTGGCAGTGGTTTTCATCCGGGGAAGTCATCTCAGGGGGATCAACCCTGACCATGCAGGTGGCACGAATACTACATCCCCATACACGAACATTGACAGGCAAATTCAGCCAGATATTTCGGGCATTACAACTGGAACACTCCCTTAGCAAGAAAGAGATTCTTGCGCTTTATCTTAACTATGCCCCTTTTGGCGGCACTATTGAGGGGGTTCAGGCAGCCAGCTACCAATACTTCCAGAAACCTGCCAGTGAACTGCGGCGGTCAGAAGCAGCCCTGCTTGCTGTTTTACCACAGGCACCTTCAAGACTGAGGCCTGACCGTTATCCGGAGAAAGCCAGGGTTGCCAGGGATAAAGTGCTGGACAGGCTACAAAGTTATCAGGTCTGGACCCCGCAGGAGATTAAAAATGCCAAACAGGAAAGTATTGCCGCCTGGGAACTGGAACCGCCAATGGTTGCCCCCATTCTTTCCCGTCGTCTGGCTCAAATACTGCCAGCCCAACGGGTGATTAAAACCACCATTACCCGGAAAATTCAAAAGCCCCTGGAAGAATATGCAAAAAACTACGCTCGTTCACAGGGTGAAGGTATTTCAGCAGCCATTCTGGTGGTTGAAAATAGCAGCAACAGCATCAAAGCCTATATAGGCTCTTCAGATTTTCTGGATAACTCCCGGTCAGGCCAGGTGGATATGGTTACAGCTATTCGCTCTCCCGGCTCAACGCTTAAACCGTTTCTTTACGGTCTGGCAATAGACGACAACCTTATTCATTCTGAATCCCTGATGGCCGACGTGCCCAGAATCACCCGACAATATCGGCCCGGTAATTTTTCCCGGGGATTTTCAGGGGCTGTGAGTATTTCTGAGGCACTGCAACGCTCACTTAATATTCCCTTCGTTCAGCTTATTGAAGCCTACGGTGAGCAGCGCTTTACCAATAGGCTGGCCCATGTGTTGCAACCTCTGCAAATTCCGGATGGCAATGCCAGTGCAGCGGTTATTCTCGGTGGTGCCGGAAGTTCACTGGAGCGACTGGTCAGCTTGTATAGCGCCCTGGCCCGGGATGGCTATGTCCATACATTAACTGTGACAGAAAGCCGGAAAAAACAGCAGCAGCGGCGCTTATTAAGTAAAGAGGCTGCCTGGATAACCTGTAAAACCCTTCAGGGGCTCAGTGTTCCATCCGGTTATAACTTCGGTCTATCCAAAGAGCTGCGCCCAAAGATTGCCTGGAAATCAGGAACCTCCTATGACCATCGTGATGTCTGGGCCATTGGTGTCACCCGGGACTACACCATTGGTGTCTGGCTTGGACGACCCGATAGTATGCCTATGCGGAAAAAAATGGGGGCTTCCGTTGCAGGCCCGTTATTATTTACTGCCTTTGAGCGGGTTGATCCTGACTCGGCAGTTATTCCCAAACCTGCGGGGGTAAAACAGAGCCTGATCTGTTGGCCCGATGGTCGCTCTCAAGACAGTGTCCACACAGCCTGTGATGAACAGCGGCTGGCCTGGACTAAAAAAGGAGTCACTCCCAGGACATTATTACCTGAAAATGGCCGGCTGTTTTTTAAGCCAGAGCACCGGGTTTTAATTAATATGGATAATGGCCTGCGGGTTAACAGAAGTTGTTCCACCAACAAGATAACCAGTAAAACCATCACCCTATGGCCCCTTGCGCTGGAAAGCTGGCTACCCAGGCAATATCGACAGTCTACAAGAATGCCTGTCTATGACAACAACTGCCTGATCAAACCGATAGAAGAGCATAATCTTAGAATTTTAGGTGCCGAGAATGGACAGATTTTTCACACTCCGGCTAATCAGCCTCTGGCCATCAATCTATTGGTTGAAGGTGCCAGTGGCAACGTTAACTGGTATCTCAATGGAAAACATATCTTCCATGGTAATAACCGACTGAAGCTTGAAAAGCTTTGGAAAGGAGAAAATCAGCTATTAGTAGTGGATGAACGCGGGGCTATTGCCCAACTGAGTTTAATACAGATCTGA
- a CDS encoding SGNH/GDSL hydrolase family protein, with translation MAAGFSISAASANTQNQNVRGDDTYTYVRCWYRTGYSHDDARSDYKWARDVNGKDFTIPGHWWASEITQWKNMFYTDVSQEEIAQRCKATLGTNNPAADILFYAADNRLSFNHTIWTNDQNKNSGKINKIIALGDSISDTGNVFNAFQWRFPNPDSWFLGHFSNGQVWSEYLAKDMGVPVYNWAVGGAAGNNQYLLLSGIQAQIDSYKEYVAVAKNYNPEESLVTLEFGLNDFMNYDRTVEEVKADFAAALVRLESLGIKNLITMKLPDASKAPQFKYETAEKRKTIRSRIIQFNAFVEEQYQYYLKRGMNIQLFDAFSLFEQLTTDPKPFGFANAKDSCMDISRSSSLDYVLSHGLTNECAAVGSDKYVFWGVTHPTTAVHKYMADQIMSEAKGKFNY, from the coding sequence ATGGCTGCCGGATTTTCAATTTCCGCGGCCTCAGCAAACACGCAGAATCAGAATGTTCGGGGGGATGATACCTATACCTATGTACGGTGTTGGTACCGTACTGGTTATTCCCACGATGATGCAAGGAGTGACTATAAATGGGCGAGGGACGTTAATGGCAAAGACTTTACCATACCAGGCCACTGGTGGGCTTCTGAAATAACCCAATGGAAAAACATGTTTTACACCGATGTCAGTCAAGAGGAAATAGCCCAGCGGTGTAAGGCTACCCTGGGTACAAACAATCCTGCTGCTGATATTCTTTTCTATGCTGCGGATAATCGTTTGTCGTTTAACCATACTATTTGGACCAACGATCAGAACAAAAACTCAGGTAAAATAAATAAGATCATCGCGTTGGGTGACAGTATTTCTGATACGGGTAATGTATTTAACGCGTTCCAGTGGCGCTTCCCCAACCCTGACAGCTGGTTCCTGGGACACTTTTCCAATGGACAGGTATGGAGCGAGTACCTGGCTAAGGATATGGGTGTACCTGTGTATAATTGGGCTGTAGGCGGTGCTGCTGGTAATAATCAATACTTGTTATTATCCGGTATTCAGGCACAAATTGATTCTTATAAGGAATACGTTGCCGTTGCAAAAAATTATAATCCTGAAGAGTCACTGGTTACCCTTGAGTTCGGCCTCAATGATTTTATGAATTACGACCGGACAGTGGAAGAGGTGAAAGCGGATTTTGCTGCCGCTTTGGTTCGGCTTGAGAGTCTGGGCATTAAAAACTTGATTACAATGAAGCTACCTGATGCCTCCAAAGCGCCACAGTTTAAATATGAAACTGCCGAAAAACGTAAAACCATTCGCTCTCGCATTATACAATTTAATGCCTTTGTTGAAGAGCAATACCAGTATTATCTGAAGCGTGGTATGAATATTCAGTTATTCGATGCTTTCTCACTGTTTGAACAATTAACCACTGATCCAAAACCCTTCGGTTTTGCCAATGCCAAAGACTCATGTATGGATATTAGTCGCAGTTCTTCTTTAGACTATGTGCTTTCCCATGGTTTAACAAATGAGTGCGCTGCTGTAGGATCAGACAAATATGTATTCTGGGGTGTAACACATCCGACAACGGCCGTTCATAAATATATGGCTGATCAAATTATGTCTGAAGCCAAGGGTAAGTTTAATTACTAA